The Colletotrichum destructivum chromosome 8, complete sequence genome includes the window ggggatggatggatgggcggGCAAGAAAGAACGCCCAACGCTTAGTCTTAGTCGCTTACCTCCTTTTCAGTCCAATCACGGTAGGTGGTCGCTGGTTACACCCAGCCATTTGCTTGTCACCCGCATACGAAACGTGCTGTCCAGTCACTGCCTCAATTTTTCATGTCAGCCGCTAACAATCTAGATGGTTTGGGTTTCTGTGGGAGTGAAACATGAGTGTTGATATCACGTATGAGAAGATGCCTTTCCGCAGGGTGAGAGAACGCAGAGTGAGAGACAGCAGGCTTAGTCTAGTTCCTCTGATGTCTAACGGACGGAGGGACGAAGGCCATACGGACCTTCGGCGGCGGGATGCCCTTGTAGACGGGGCGGCCAATCGTCGGACCGTGCTAAAAGTGACGCCGGACTGGCCGGTTCAGCAGGGATCAGTCCGGTTCATGCGAATGGCGCcgatcccccccccccttttttttacGCCCGTATGCCCCGTGAACTCGGGCTGTCATGCGGGCTCAGCTCGTGGGAGCTGTTCGGGCAGCTGGCCTATTCCAATTTCCAACATTTCAGGTGCTTCATCAAGCTGAATCACCTGAACCACATTATAGTGCTTGGCTCCCGCGCTTAACTCACATCTCCTTTATCAACTCACATGCCGGCCGATCTACTAATTTAAGAAAACCCTGGGATGGTAGCAAACCGGTGTTCATCTGAAGTGGCCAATCTTTCTTCGGATGTCTAAGAATCTATCAAGTTTTACCTGATCAACAGCAGCTTACTACTCACTACATTACAAAGAAGGCTGAGGACTTTGTATGAAGACTTCGTCATGGGTTACATGACGGAGCAAGGTCTATCACCGGCGTCTTCATAACCAGTAGACTTGGAGTGCTCGGCGTAAGTAACCGAAGAGAAATGAGATAAGAAAACTACGGAATGGTCGGCGATCTATTTTAGAAGCATCATGTCAGCCACAACAGCAAACAGAGTCTGTTCGGGTCCAGGGACAACCCCCAGAGACTTGTTGGCGTTGAACTTTAAACTAACTTTGCATTCTCTGTGACCCCAGGTTAGCAAAGAAGACAGTAATCACAGAAAGTATCATCAGCCTGCTCCGTGAGCCTGTAATTTATCTAATTTCCCTCTACCTTATTGATTTTCATCTGCGTCGCTGGCCTCGGCATCCACTGGGAGTTGATGCGAAAGGCAGTTAAGACCTCAAAGTCAAGTTacttcccccctttttttcatttcgtcggcggctccaACCAGGGATAAGACTAGAAGAACGCAAGCGAACCCGAACCTTCACCACTGTGTTGATCGACACCATCGCGGGAAGAGACAGGGCATCCCGGACTCCCGCCCGGGTTTGTCCTCTGAACACGAACAGGCCAAGAGAGCATAACGGGGACCCCGTATGGCTTCAACAGGCGGACCACATGGGCCTGCCGCTGCGGATTTTGGTCTTAGCGTTGATTTTCAACGCTAGTGACGGTTCCCACGATGTGCCTCAGCAAGGACTCTCGGGAGCATAACGCAGGATGATCTCTATAAAGAGGATACCAATGCCATCACAACAGACTTTTCCGTTCTCACCAATTCTCTCGCTCGGCAGGTCTTGCACAATTTCTTCGTTTGCTCATTCCCTAATCTTCTAGTTGCTTCCCGGCTTGGGGCAGTCCTTCGTTATATTGAATCCACCCACTTGCCACCCCCATTGTTAATAATTCATTTCGCAGTCATGATGCTCTCCCGCTCGATCCTTGTattcctctctctcgcagTCGCCGTTAGCGCGAGTGCTATCCCCCGTGCCGATGGCGCCTGCACCGACCCGGCCGTTCGCAAGGAGTGGCGCGAGCTTACTGAccccgagaaggccgagtACATCCGTGCCGCTGTGTGTCTGCGCAAGCTGCCAAAGACGAAGTATGCCCAAATCAACGCTGTCACCACCCGGCTGGACGACTTAGTCTACACCCACTTCACCCTCAGGTCGATAATCCACTTCGTGGCCAACTTCCTCCCCTGGCACCGATATTTGTTGAAGGTGCACGAGGACCTGCTACGCAACGAGTGCGGCTACACCGGCGCCCAGCCGTACTGGGACTGGaccatcgacgccgacgcccagaaCATGCCCGGCTCGCCCATCTTTGATCCCGTCACCGggttcggcggcgacggccagtACACCGGCAGCACCCAGCCGGGCTTCCAGCGCTGCGTGATCGACGGCCCTTTTGCAAACACAAACTTGACGCTGGCGATGGGGTGGCCCGAGACGAACGTCCGCGGCGACCGCCCGCACTGCCTCACGCGCGTGTTCAACTCCGGCCAGGGTAACGATGCGAATGGCAACCCCATCGTTGGCGACATGCAGTTGAGGGCGTACAACACTCAGGTCATGAACGCCATCTATGCCTTTGACAATTTTGCCGACATGGCCACCATCCTGGAGGAACTGCCGCACTCAATGAGTCTGTCGTTCCTTATCTATCCTGCTTCACCTTCGTCGTACTGACACCTCTCCCAGTTCACAGAGTCATCTCCGGCGACATGGGCCCCACCACCGCGCCCAATGAGCCTCTCTTTTTCCTACACCACGCCAACGTTGACCGTGTCTGGGCCAAGGTTcgccttccccccctccccccctctttgcTGGGTTCATTTGACGGAGAGTGTGCACTTCTCTAACACACAAAAACAGTGGCAGGGCCGTAATGACACGCGCCTGAACGATTATACTGGCTTCCAAGACACCGGCCGGACCATCCCGGCCTCGATCACTGACACCATGCCCGTCCTGGAGCTTTCCGACACTCCGCCCACTGTCAAAGACTATATGAATACCCAGGCCGGCCCTCTTTGCTACACCTACTCATCCATGTAATTGGTTGGCTTGCGCGTTGGGCCCGGCGTGCTGTGGCGGATATAATCACTGTACATATGGAAATGGGAGCAGCTACGCGGATATGATTTTGTAGCTCTCAGGTTCAACTGTAAATTTTAGACGGAAAGCGAATGCCTATTCCATGTTTATACACGAATGCACTCTTAAACGCTGATCTCCTACTTTCAATTATTTGTAAAcgtgttgttgatgctggACTGGAAGCGAATGATGTTCTTCTTGTGTTGCTTATTGATTCACCGTTCGGCTCACAAGACAAAATTTCCCAAACCACTAAGCTATATCTGTATCTGCTACTGGTCAGAGAGGACTACTCGTCGGATCTGGATGTGTTGTTGAGATGTCTACCTGCATCCACAAAAACTGTCGGGAAGACACCACTGTAATGTCTCGATGTGAGTATTGAGTAAGTCTCTAAGCTCTGTCTAGCGATTGTCAGTGCCTGACATCTCGGGAGCTGTGAGTGAAACTCGACTGGACAGTAATTGCAAGTTGCAGCACTTCTACGTTGTGGTCTCTGTCAGTCTCGGGAGGTTTCGTACTGACTCTTTTACCCGCCCAAGTAGCACTACCCATGGCACCTTTTCTG containing:
- a CDS encoding Putative tyrosinase copper-binding domain, di-copper centre-containing domain superfamily, translated to MMLSRSILVFLSLAVAVSASAIPRADGACTDPAVRKEWRELTDPEKAEYIRAAVCLRKLPKTKYAQINAVTTRLDDLVYTHFTLRSIIHFVANFLPWHRYLLKVHEDLLRNECGYTGAQPYWDWTIDADAQNMPGSPIFDPVTGFGGDGQYTGSTQPGFQRCVIDGPFANTNLTLAMGWPETNVRGDRPHCLTRVFNSGQGNDANGNPIVGDMQLRAYNTQVMNAIYAFDNFADMATILEELPHSMIHRVISGDMGPTTAPNEPLFFLHHANVDRVWAKWQGRNDTRLNDYTGFQDTGRTIPASITDTMPVLELSDTPPTVKDYMNTQAGPLCYTYSSM